DNA from Nitrospira sp.:
CTGGTTTCCCGGAGGTTGTGCGCTTCCGCGATCACGATGCCCTCTTGCACCAGCAGGGCGGCGATCGGGACTTCTCCGATCAGCGTCGCAGAGCGGGCGAGGGTCAAGGCCTGCTGCATGAAGTGATGGTCGAGATCGTCGAATGGCGGCATGGGCTGTCGCTTGGTTCTGAGGAGAAGTCCGAAGGCACGTCCGGTGGCCTAGGTTTGCCCGACCAGGTAAATCGCCCCTGTCGGCTGCGGTCGTCCGCCGTCCGGCTCCATCGTCACGGCGAATTTCTTCATCCGGGAAAACTCGGGAAGGCTCTTGATCAGCATGCGGCCCTTTTGTCCTGCGTCGATTCCGAACACCCCGGCGCTCACCGGTCTGTCGTCGATGGCCCAGAGTTGATAGACCTTACCGGTCGGCAGGGCCGGAAGGTTGAAGGCATAGAGCCAGGCCTTCTTGGTGACCGGATCGAACAGGAGGAAGGCGCCGGCCGTTTTCGCCATGTCGGACCCGGATAGGGACACGACTTTCGACGAGGGGTTTTTGAAGAAGCTTGCGAATTCCTCGTTCTGCCTGGCGAGCCGCTGCATGGAACTTTCGCGTTGGGCCAGTTGGGTTCGCACGTCGTCCAACTCCGCTTCCCGCCGGATCAATTGGTCCCGCAGATCTGCGACCTCGGTCGCACGTTGGTCCAGCTCGGACTTGAGCCGGTCCAGGGTCTGTTGGCGCTGGTTCAGGTCCGATTGCAAGGCCGCCACGCGAGCGGCTTCCTGCTGCATGGTTGCTTGCAGCTGCCGGACCTCTCCCGATCGCTGGGTCGTCTGCGTATAGGACAACCAGGCGAGGTAACCGCCCCCGACGACCAGAGTGAGAGCGGCGAAGCCCATCGCCAGGCGGAACGGCCAGGAGCGTGCCGGCGCAATCGGCGGAAACAGGTGGTTCATCCACTCGCCCGGCTCCAGGCTCGACCGTCCGGCCGGCTTTTCCGCTTCGACCGCGCCGGGAATCGGCGTCGGGGCGCTCATGATTTTTGCCTTGAGGTTGCTGGGCGGCGTGGCCGGGGTGAGGCCGAACGGCAGGAGTGAGGCCACGGTCTGGTACTCCTTCAACGAAGCATGGCAGGCGGCGCAACCGGACAGCAAATGGGCCTCGATGGCCTGCCGCTCCGAGCGCTCCAGCGCACCGATCGCGTAGAGGGGGACCGCCTCTTCCAGTTCCTCGTGCGTCATAATCCGTCACCCTGCGGCAGCGTCTGTTGCAAGGACGTGCGGAGCTTCGTCATCGCCAACTTGATCCTGGTCTTGACCGTCCCGAGCGGCTGATTCAATTTGGCGGCGATTTCCGTATGGGTCAGGCCTTGGTAGAAGGCCATTTCGATCGCCTGCTGCTGCGGGAGCGGCAGGTCGAGAATCGCCTTCACCATCATCTGCCGCAGTTCTTGGTCCTCCTGGGCTTCGTACGGATTCGGGCTCGCGTCGGGGGTCTGAGAGACCAGCGGATGCTCGAACGAGTCGGCCACGACATGGTGCCCGCGTGAGGTTCTGGCACGCAGCCGGTCGATGGCGCGGCTGCGGGTCAAGGTCACCAGCCAGGCGATGGGACTGCCCCGGCCCACGTCGTATTTGGTGATTTTGCGCCACACTTCCAAATAGACCTCTTGCAGCAATTCCGCGGCCTCTTCGCGATCGCCCAGGATTCGATAGGCCAAGGTAAAGAGCAGCGTGCTGGATTGATCGTACAGCTGGCCGAATGCCTGTTGGTCTCCCTTGGCCACGCGGGTCAAGAGTTTGGGATCGATGGTCGATGCGGCTTGTCGGGAGGCAGCTTCCATGCAGTCGGCCTGGGAATGGCGGCGGTCTTCTTGCTCACGGCACGGCGTACTATAACACTCTACGGGAGAAGCGACCAAACGGATTTGAGTTTCAGTGTGCGTGAGAAGCAGGCGGCTGCATCGACCGTGGCGGAACCGCGTCGAGTTGTCCGCGCAACGCGTGGAAATAACCGTCGAGACCCAAGCGGAGGGCGATGGCGCCCATGTCGATCTGTCCGGTTGCGCCGGTGAAGGTGGCGAGGGTGAATCCCCCGAGCGTGGCCTGGATCTGTAGGCGATGCAGCGGTATCTGTAGATGCCGGAGGATGGCCGGCAATCGATCGGCCGTCGAGAGCCGAGAGCGATGGATCGTCTGCGACAGGGCGCAGGAACGAAGCGGGGCCGGAATGAGAATCGCGATCCTGACCATTCGACGAAGCAGCGGAAGCAACACCGTCCCGATCCGTCCCAGAACCAGCCTGCGGGTTGTGTTGACGATGGTCCGATGGATCAGCCATCTGACCGGCATCGGCCCACGTTCGACGGCGGTCACGAGTCCCCGCACCTGCTCCGGCGCGATTGCCTCAAGACAATCCGGGGCGGCATCTCCGCTGACCATGAGCGTTCCGTCTCTCTCCATGGATCGGAGCCGATGACAGATGAACTGAGACTGAACCGCATAGACGAGCAGGTCGCCTGGGATCAGAACCGTGGCCGGGCCGATTTCGAGACGGTCTCCCATTCGTAAGGTCGGGGCCATGCTGTCGGACGACACTCGATAGGTGAGCAGCCCATTCAACAGATTCAACGGGACGACGGGACAGAGTCGTGCTGCGGACAGGGAGTCGCGGCCCGGTGGGGCAAGCACCTGGATCACGAACGAGCCTCCTGTCCGGTTGAGATGGTGAGCACAACGGCGATTCTCCAAACCAGGACTGTTCCGGAGCCGATGAGGTGAACAATACGTTGAAGTTTTGTCTTGAGCGGGTTGCGTGGTCCCGAAGGACCATACCGGTAGGCCAGGAACGCCGGTGATGGAAAAAAGACATGCCTTAACCGATCGACCCAGCGGTTCGGTGGTTGGGCGACGACCAACAAGAAATGACCGAGCTCAGGAATGGCGTGATGTGTGACCAGCCGTCGGAGAATAGCGAGGAGCCGGCGTTGCCACCATCCGGACGGGGCCAGACGGCTGTAGACCTCCTCAGGGATCGGTGGGTTCTGTGGTGAGCTGCCGGCCATCGAAAGGCCGTGCAGGAGGGGCATGGTCAGATGCCAGGCGATCGCCCGCTCGATGACGAGATTCCAGTCCGGTCGATCCTTCTCGATGAGGAGTGTGAGGTCTCGGAAGAAGGCCGGCGAGAAATACCCACGATGCACCACGCAATAGGCTGTGAGGTAGAGGAGCAGATCCTCGGTGGCCATCACGCGGGCGGAGCCGTGCCCGACCGATCGAGGCACTGTCCGGTTCCACAGACCCTGCAGTTGCTCCGCCGTGAGGAACCAGAGCGAGGTCGTGATATCCAACAGCAGACCGCTTTCTGCGGAAAAGTAGGCAGGGTTCCCGTCGATCTGGGGTTCGAAGCCTTGCATGCGGAGGAGCCGGCCGATGGCGCCCACATCTTCCTCGCGGACCAGCAGGTCGATATCGGCAAGTGGTCTCGTGCCTCGAATTCCATACAGTCGTGAGAGCAGATCGCAGCCTTTCAAGAGCATGACGTCCAACCGCTGTTGCGCAAACAGGGTCAAGAGATCGGCGAGGTGAGTCAGGCGGCGCTGGTTCGCCTCACTGGTCGCGCAATAGGACTCAACGAGGCTGTCGAGGGTCGAGGAGGGCATGGGTCTCTCTCAATCGTGCCGCCCATTCTTTGAAATGGGGCAGGCAGCGGCTCGGGTCTCCCGTTTCCAGCCAGGCATCGGCCCGCCCCTGCCGGCAGAAAGGGTTCAGATCGCAGGTCGGGCAGTGGTCCTGCTCGTTCGGCTTCATGGCATCGACCGTGCGTTTGAGGACTTCCCAGCCGTCCCTGATCGTGCCGGTGCGGAGATCATATCGTGGAGTCGGGAAGGCGACGCAGAGATTCATTTCGCCGTAGGGAGTCACGGCAAAACGGCTCTTGCCGCAGGCGCAGGAGATGAACGGCTCCTCCGCTGCGCAGCTGTCCTGGATCCACGCGCCTGAACGGTTTCCGAGCTTCCTGTGATCCAGCGCCGCCTTGCGGTCCACACTCAGCCTGTAGCGGAAGGGGCTGATATCGCCGTTGGTCCTCGGATGGATGTCGAGGCAATATTGAAACTTGAACCTTTTCGATTCGGTGAGGTCTTGGCAGGCATCGACTTCATGCTCGTTGATCGTGGTGACCGGCATGCGGACCGTCACGAAGAACGGCCGCCCCGTCAGGCAAGCGAGGCCCTCCATGAAATGCGGGAAGGATCCCGGCACATCGGTCATGCGTTCATAGGTCTCCGCCGTGGCGCCGTAAATGGACACGAACAGTTCGGAAACGCCGACCTCCTCCAGCATCCCGGCAAAGGCCGGCGTCATACGCGTCGCATTCGTGAGCAGGTGGATGAGCAGGCCTTGCCGACGGCTGTGACGCAGGATCGTGTCGATGTCCGGCCGCACCGACGGTTCGCCCCCGGTGAAGGTGACCGTCAAGACTCCCAGGTCGGCGATTTGGGTGAGGAGGGAACAGACCTCGTCCGTCGTCAATTCGTGGGGCAGGGCGCGATGGGTCGGGTTGTAGCAGTGCCGGCATCGGAGGTTGCATCCATAGGTCAGTTCAAAGGTGGCTCCCTCGGGGTTGCGTGATCGACCGATTGTCGAGGCCATGGTCGCCAGGTAGGCGTCTGGGTCGAGTCGTTTCATAGGATGGCCACGGAGCAGTCTGGTGCGTGATGCAGGACCACCTCGATGACATCCGTCTGTTTGAGGAACATCAGGCCGGAACAGGGCACCTGCGTCATCAGCGAGGCGAGAAACTCCAGCGTATTGTCCATGGCTGTGCGGTCCCAATAGGGCAAAAAAGCCTGTTGGAGCAGCAGCGACATGGTCTTCGAGGGTGAAAGGTGGTCCAGGCGATGGCGTTCCTGCGCATGGCCGATGCAGTAGAGACGGGTGAGCGGCGCCGAATCGTTCGCGGCATAGTCTCCGGACCCGACCCACGGCGTTCCATAGACCCTCGTGGCCCTGCCGCGGCGCCGGATGATGACCCGCTCGTCACTGAGGACGAATGCACCCCGATCGGCAAACAATTGTGCGATGGTCGACTTTCCTGCGCCGGACGGCCCGGTGAAGACGAACCCCTGCTCATGAAACGACAACCCCGATGCGTGGAGAAGAATCCCGCCCTCGCGGGCCAGTCGTGAGAGAACACAGAGCTCGACAATGGGATTGAAGACATGCATCGGACACCAGCCCACTTGCCCGTCTTGGAGGTCGGGGAGTATCCAGGCCCGTACGATTCTATAGTCCTCGGAGATCAGGGCCCTGGTCCGTGGCTGGAGCGTGCCGGTGTCGAGGCTTTCAGCGACGAGTCCGGAAGCAGACTCGAAAAGTTTCCAGAGCCCATGGCCGGAGTCGAAAAGCAGGGGGCCGGTCTCGATCTCCGGCAGGGGACAGGTGAGCGAGATGTCTACCTGAATGTCCGGGTCGGTACCTGCCGGCGCGGCGAACAGGTCGAATGGACGCAACGGCCAGGCGAGGCAGGGATAATCCTTCGGCTCGTGCAACCGGAC
Protein-coding regions in this window:
- a CDS encoding RNA polymerase ECF-type sigma factor, which translates into the protein MEAASRQAASTIDPKLLTRVAKGDQQAFGQLYDQSSTLLFTLAYRILGDREEAAELLQEVYLEVWRKITKYDVGRGSPIAWLVTLTRSRAIDRLRARTSRGHHVVADSFEHPLVSQTPDASPNPYEAQEDQELRQMMVKAILDLPLPQQQAIEMAFYQGLTHTEIAAKLNQPLGTVKTRIKLAMTKLRTSLQQTLPQGDGL